In Miscanthus floridulus cultivar M001 chromosome 5, ASM1932011v1, whole genome shotgun sequence, one genomic interval encodes:
- the LOC136452835 gene encoding F-box/kelch-repeat protein At1g23390-like: protein MGVGAGAHDLKHRRHQEARVPDADGASLAAMYLYGDVLESVVERVPAADLAATARVSREWLRAVRAALRRRQRRLPWLVVHLQGPRGVGGGGGLRCAAAYDPCSGAWLAVPAPPHRHATPSHVRLLRGARGDRVCALSLSGLAVAADPLGTTAGCVAPMDAPGVWRVDPVFAAVGDRVVALGGACRLALADGGDAAAVEVHEAGAGWTACDPMPDPLRDSAAATWLSAAATDQRVYLVERTTGWASWFDPANRRWGPTRRLGPDAAVTTWGVAPGRVGDAKERLVLFGAKRADKEAECTVVVQAWEVDGDTLEQTPSASSDAMPPELSERLFPRDDTDDDDDEEEELDDRSLSIGVCGNAAGGYVYNAAEPANGAVLYELWEEGKAKGSATAVARWDWVPCAPVVQAQPLGRAILACSPVGLDELALAVGARGPR from the coding sequence ATGGGCGTCGGCGCTGGAGCTCACGATCTGAAGCACCGGCGCCACCAGGAGGCGCGCGTGCCCGACGCCGACGGCGCGTCGCTCGCGGCGATGTACCTCTACGGCGACGTGCTCGAGTCCGTGGTGGAGCGGGTCCCCGCGGCCGACCTGGCCGCCACGGCGCGGGTCTCGCGGGAGTGGCTCCGCGCGGTGCGCGCCGCGCTGCGCCGCCGCCAGCGGCGGCTGCCCTGGCTCGTCGTGCACCTCCAGGGCCCCCGCGGCGTTGGCGGGGGCGGGGGCCTCCGGTGCGCCGCGGCGTACGACCCGTGCTCGGGCGCCTGGCTCGCCGTGCCGGCGCCGCCCCACCGCCACGCCACGCCGTCGCACGTCCGCCTCCTGCGCGGCGCGCGCGGGGACCGCGTCTGCGCGCTCTCGCTCTCgggcctcgccgtcgccgccgaccCGCTCGGGACGACGGCCGGATGCGTCGCGCCGATGGACGCACCCGGCGTGTGGCGCGTCGACCCGGTGTTCGCCGCGGTGGGCGACCGCGTCGTCGCGCTCGGCGGCGCGTGCCGGCTGGCGCTGGCCGACGGCGGCGACGCCGCCGCGGTCGAGGTCCACGAGGCCGGCGCCGGGTGGACGGCCTGCGACCCGATGCCGGACCCGCTCAGGGACTCCGCCGCGGCGACGTGGCTCTCCGCGGCCGCCACGGACCAGCGGGTGTACCTCGTGGAGAGGACCACCGGGTGGGCGAGCTGGTTCGATCCGGCGAACCGGCGGTGGGGCCCCACCCGTCGCCTCGGGCCCGACGCCGCCGTCACCACGTGGGGCGTCGCGCCCGGCCGCGTCGGCGACGCCAAGGAACGCCTCGTTCTGTTCGGGGCTAAGCGGGCAGACAAGGAGGCAGAGTGCACAGTCGTCGTCCAGGCATGGGAGGTCGACGGCGACACTCTGGAACAGACCCCCTCCGCATCCAGCGATGCGATGCCGCCGGAGCTGTCCGAGAGGCTGTTTCCTCGTGACGAcactgatgacgacgacgacgaagaagAGGAACTGGACGACAGGTCGTTGTCGATCGGGGTGTGCGGCAACGCCGCGGGCGGGTATGTGTACAATGCGGCCGAGCCGGCGAACGGTGCGGTGCTCTACGAGCTGTGGGAGGAGGGGAAGGCGAAGGGAAGCGCCACCGCCGTGGCGCGCTGGGACTGGGTGCCCTGCGCACCAGTCGTGCAGGCCCAGCCGCTGGGCCGTGCCATCCTGGCCTGCTCGCCGGTGGGGCTGGATGAGCTGGCGTTGGCCGTCGGTGCACGGGGCCCACGCTGA